A region of Chloracidobacterium sp. DNA encodes the following proteins:
- a CDS encoding MerR family transcriptional regulator, which yields MTTRSRKQTKPRRYSIGVVAETFGIHEQTLRMYEREGLLVPSRTARNTRYYTDADLERLRCILNLTREMGVNLAGVQIILGMRDRMEEMHQHMMALVEYIREHMATHTAHALVRMPPMHIVPVETPPDGPTPAVRATIRRTTVG from the coding sequence ATGACGACACGCAGCCGGAAGCAAACTAAGCCACGCCGGTACTCGATTGGCGTAGTGGCTGAAACGTTTGGCATTCATGAGCAGACGCTTCGCATGTATGAGCGGGAGGGCCTGCTTGTTCCGTCCCGCACGGCGCGCAACACCCGCTACTACACCGACGCCGACCTAGAGCGGCTGCGGTGTATCCTCAACCTGACGCGCGAAATGGGCGTCAATCTGGCTGGCGTCCAGATCATCCTTGGCATGCGCGACCGGATGGAAGAAATGCACCAGCATATGATGGCGCTGGTTGAGTACATCCGCGAGCATATGGCGACGCACACCGCCCACGCGCTGGTGCGGATGCCGCCCATGCACATTGTTCCGGTGGAGACGCCGCCGGACGGGCCGACGCCGGCGGTACGCGCCACCATCCGTCGAACAACCGTCGGGTGA
- a CDS encoding DnaJ domain-containing protein: MAKQDYYATLGVPRTASAEEIKKAYRRLARKYHPDLNPGDKAAEEKFKRISEAFDVLGDEEKRKVYDRFGVYTEAHAQAAKSGATGGGIPFDFGNFDFGGATSFRDIFAEMFGGMRGSARGPFPQAGRDIEQTVSISFEEAMEGTTVKVTLPPMGGRPAETITARIPAGVDNGSKVRIAGKGYPGVNGGPPGDLYLITNVGSHPFFTRKGDNIYCTVPITVPEAALGAKIEVPTVGGKAQLRIPPGTQSGQKFRLREKGFPVLRSPGTRGDQYVEVKIVLPSVISEETKELLRQYERLNPENPRKSLGVE; this comes from the coding sequence ATGGCGAAGCAGGACTATTACGCGACGCTCGGCGTTCCAAGAACCGCCTCAGCGGAAGAAATCAAAAAGGCTTACCGCCGACTGGCGCGCAAGTACCACCCGGACCTGAACCCCGGCGACAAGGCGGCGGAAGAAAAGTTCAAGCGCATTTCCGAGGCCTTTGACGTGCTGGGCGACGAGGAGAAGCGGAAAGTGTACGACCGCTTCGGAGTCTATACCGAGGCGCATGCGCAGGCGGCGAAAAGCGGCGCAACTGGCGGCGGCATTCCCTTTGACTTCGGCAACTTCGACTTTGGCGGCGCTACGTCGTTTCGGGACATTTTCGCGGAAATGTTTGGCGGCATGCGCGGAAGCGCCCGGGGGCCGTTTCCCCAAGCCGGACGCGACATCGAACAGACGGTTTCGATCTCGTTTGAGGAGGCGATGGAGGGAACGACCGTCAAGGTGACGCTCCCACCGATGGGTGGCCGGCCGGCGGAAACCATTACGGCGCGCATCCCGGCCGGCGTGGACAACGGCTCGAAGGTGCGGATCGCGGGCAAGGGTTATCCTGGCGTCAACGGCGGCCCGCCCGGCGACCTGTACCTTATCACTAATGTCGGGTCGCATCCGTTCTTTACGCGCAAAGGGGATAACATTTACTGTACCGTGCCGATTACCGTCCCAGAGGCGGCGCTGGGCGCCAAGATTGAAGTGCCGACCGTCGGCGGCAAAGCCCAGTTGCGGATTCCGCCGGGGACGCAATCAGGTCAAAAATTCCGGCTGCGGGAGAAGGGTTTTCCCGTCTTGCGCAGTCCCGGTACGCGCGGCGACCAATACGTTGAAGTCAAGATTGTCCTGCCTTCGGTCATCAGCGAAGAAACCAAGGAGCTCTTGCGTCAGTATGAACGCTTGAACCCGGAAAATCCACGGAAGTCGCTCGGCGTTGAGTGA
- the dnaK gene encoding molecular chaperone DnaK: MGKIIGIDLGTTNSVVAVMEGGEPVVITNSEGARTTPSVVAFTKDGSRLVGQVAKRQAVTNPENTFYSVKRFIGRRFNEVKEEIKQVPYKVVEGPNGDVRLVGGGKEWAPPEISAMVLQKLKTAAEDYLGHPVTEAVITVPAYFNDAQRQATKDAGKIAGLEVKRIVNEPTAAALAYGLDKKKDETIAVFDFGGGTFDISILEVGEGVVEVKSTNGDTHLGGDDVDECLINWIISEFKKDQGIDLRSDKMALQRLKEAAEKAKIELSSAMETEINLPFITADASGPKHLVMKLTRAKFEQLVEHILQRTLEPCRKALEDAGLKPSQIDEVILVGGSTRIPRVQQLVREFFGKEPNRSVNPDEVVAIGAAIQAGVLAGDVKDLLLLDVTPLSLGIETLGGVNTIMIPRNTTIPTRKSEIFSTATDNQTSVEVHVLQGERPMARDNRTLGVFRLVDIPPAPRGVPQIEVTFDIDANGIVNVTAKDLGTGREQKITVTSSSGLTKEEIDRMVREAEANAAKDREMRERVEAKNRLDSLIYSTEKLVAENRAKIESSTLSEIESALSEAKSKLETASLSELNSLCDRLQKATYKVSEMMYKDAAGRAAGAASASRQDAGKGDDNVIDAEYVDVDDKR, from the coding sequence ATGGGGAAAATCATCGGGATTGATTTGGGGACAACCAACTCCGTGGTCGCCGTTATGGAAGGCGGTGAACCGGTCGTCATCACCAACTCAGAAGGAGCACGGACGACGCCATCGGTTGTCGCCTTCACCAAGGACGGAAGTCGCCTGGTTGGCCAGGTCGCCAAGCGGCAGGCCGTAACCAACCCGGAAAACACCTTCTATTCCGTCAAGCGTTTCATCGGCCGCCGGTTCAACGAGGTCAAAGAGGAAATCAAACAAGTGCCCTACAAGGTTGTTGAAGGGCCGAATGGCGATGTGCGTCTGGTCGGCGGCGGCAAGGAATGGGCCCCGCCGGAGATTTCCGCCATGGTGTTGCAAAAGCTAAAGACGGCGGCGGAAGACTATTTGGGGCATCCGGTGACAGAAGCCGTCATCACCGTTCCGGCCTACTTCAACGATGCCCAGCGGCAGGCCACCAAAGACGCCGGTAAAATCGCCGGTCTGGAAGTCAAGCGCATCGTCAACGAGCCGACGGCGGCGGCGCTGGCCTACGGGCTGGACAAGAAGAAAGATGAAACTATCGCCGTTTTCGACTTCGGCGGTGGGACGTTTGATATTTCGATTCTGGAAGTCGGCGAAGGTGTTGTCGAAGTCAAGTCCACTAACGGTGATACGCACCTTGGCGGCGACGACGTGGACGAATGCCTCATCAACTGGATTATCAGCGAGTTCAAGAAGGATCAGGGTATTGACTTAAGGTCCGACAAGATGGCGCTCCAACGCCTGAAGGAAGCCGCCGAGAAGGCCAAAATCGAGCTTTCGTCCGCGATGGAAACTGAAATCAACCTGCCCTTCATCACAGCGGACGCTTCTGGGCCGAAGCATCTGGTGATGAAGCTGACGCGGGCGAAGTTTGAGCAGTTGGTGGAGCACATTCTCCAGCGCACGCTTGAGCCCTGCCGCAAGGCGCTAGAGGACGCCGGTCTGAAGCCCTCCCAGATTGACGAGGTGATTCTGGTCGGCGGCTCGACCCGCATCCCCAGGGTGCAGCAACTGGTCAGGGAGTTCTTTGGCAAAGAACCCAACCGGTCAGTCAACCCCGACGAAGTAGTAGCGATTGGCGCGGCCATCCAAGCAGGGGTGCTGGCTGGCGACGTGAAAGACCTCCTGCTGCTCGACGTTACGCCGCTGAGCCTTGGGATTGAGACGCTGGGCGGCGTCAATACGATCATGATCCCGCGCAACACAACGATTCCCACCCGCAAGAGCGAGATTTTCTCGACGGCGACCGACAACCAAACCTCGGTCGAAGTGCATGTTTTGCAGGGTGAACGTCCGATGGCGCGGGACAACCGGACGCTCGGCGTGTTCCGGCTGGTGGACATCCCACCGGCGCCGCGCGGTGTCCCGCAGATCGAAGTCACCTTCGACATAGACGCCAACGGCATCGTCAATGTCACGGCGAAAGATTTGGGAACGGGCCGCGAGCAGAAGATTACTGTCACCTCCAGCTCCGGGCTCACTAAGGAAGAGATTGACCGGATGGTGCGCGAGGCCGAAGCCAACGCGGCGAAAGACCGCGAAATGCGCGAGCGCGTCGAAGCCAAGAACCGGCTCGATTCGCTGATTTACTCGACCGAGAAGTTGGTCGCTGAAAATCGTGCAAAGATCGAGTCGTCCACACTGTCGGAGATCGAAAGCGCACTGTCCGAAGCCAAGTCGAAGTTGGAAACGGCGTCGCTGTCAGAACTCAACAGCCTGTGCGACCGCTTGCAAAAGGCGACCTACAAAGTGTCTGAAATGATGTACAAGGACGCCGCCGGCCGCGCCGCCGGGGCTGCCAGCGCAAGCCGCCAAGACGCCGGCAAGGGTGACGACAACGTAATTGACGCCGAATACGTTGATGTGGACGACAAGCGGTGA
- a CDS encoding VWA domain-containing protein, with protein MNRRTFIEQIGFGFGLVISVAGSRAAAQSGRVGGEQSPRAHLTVIAQVPAPDTPPIRLTPTDMTLYDAGTEQIIESVEPDPSAAVIVFLADNSATFQVEVGDMEQLARSLIRELFTGDRLMLVGYAKEPEILCELTEDASRLIAGAKLFRKRSTPRLYDALLAVTEDVFRPATTVSKRVIVLLSDGYDEGSQTTFEDALAALQSVDVVLYAWQAQDRTYGAPRPKRLGPKPVEVIRRLTEDTGGRAFRLDETNAAAILTDEVRRRWFTVRYVPQPAVTTTAGRLLLVAGDPQMTLRTKKRRLPRR; from the coding sequence ATGAACCGGCGGACGTTCATCGAACAGATTGGTTTTGGTTTCGGTTTAGTCATCAGCGTCGCCGGCAGCCGAGCGGCGGCGCAGTCGGGTCGCGTCGGTGGGGAACAGTCGCCACGCGCTCATCTGACGGTCATCGCGCAGGTTCCAGCACCAGACACGCCGCCGATTCGCCTGACGCCGACCGATATGACGCTCTACGACGCTGGGACAGAGCAAATCATTGAAAGCGTCGAACCCGATCCCTCTGCCGCCGTTATCGTCTTTTTGGCGGACAATTCGGCAACGTTTCAGGTTGAAGTCGGCGACATGGAACAACTGGCGCGGTCGTTGATTCGAGAACTCTTCACCGGCGACCGGTTGATGTTGGTCGGGTACGCCAAAGAGCCAGAAATCTTGTGTGAGCTGACGGAAGATGCCAGCCGGCTCATTGCTGGAGCAAAACTGTTTCGGAAACGCTCGACGCCCCGCCTCTATGACGCCTTGCTGGCCGTAACGGAGGATGTTTTTCGTCCGGCGACAACTGTCAGTAAACGAGTGATTGTGCTGCTCTCGGACGGTTACGACGAAGGTTCGCAAACCACCTTTGAGGATGCGCTGGCGGCGTTACAGTCAGTGGACGTGGTGTTGTACGCCTGGCAGGCGCAGGATCGCACCTACGGCGCACCACGTCCCAAGCGGCTTGGCCCGAAGCCGGTGGAAGTAATTCGCCGACTGACGGAAGACACCGGCGGGCGGGCTTTTCGGTTGGACGAAACTAATGCGGCCGCCATCTTGACTGATGAAGTTCGTCGGCGGTGGTTTACGGTGCGTTACGTGCCGCAACCAGCCGTAACGACAACAGCCGGGCGATTGTTGTTAGTGGCAGGCGATCCTCAGATGACGCTGCGGACTAAGAAGCGCCGCCTGCCGCGTCGGTAA
- a CDS encoding 16S rRNA (uracil(1498)-N(3))-methyltransferase: protein MPHHRFYAPLENFTAAEVYLPDDEAHHAVHVLRIRVGETVNVFDGQGRAFCAVVTEASKRGVRLVPAEPLPSNESPLDLTLAAALLKADKFEWVIQKAVELGVTRIVPLVTRHVEPGLVRGLSAERLSRWARISREATKQCGRSRLTPVTAPRPLAEVTAMEGVKFFFTEHGGQSWSRIVKGIDTPPSVVTAFVGPEGGWSHDERTRAVADGAHLVTLGRRILRAETAGILAVGLLQSAFGDFVDD, encoded by the coding sequence ATGCCCCACCATCGCTTCTACGCGCCGTTGGAAAACTTTACAGCCGCCGAGGTGTACCTACCCGACGACGAAGCCCACCATGCCGTTCACGTTCTTCGCATTCGTGTTGGCGAAACCGTCAATGTTTTTGACGGTCAGGGCCGCGCCTTCTGTGCTGTCGTGACGGAAGCCTCCAAACGCGGCGTCCGTCTAGTACCGGCCGAACCGCTCCCATCCAACGAGTCGCCGCTTGACTTGACACTTGCCGCCGCCCTACTCAAGGCCGACAAGTTTGAGTGGGTGATCCAGAAGGCTGTTGAACTTGGCGTTACCCGGATTGTCCCGCTTGTTACCCGCCACGTCGAGCCAGGGCTTGTGCGCGGACTCTCCGCTGAACGTCTTAGCCGTTGGGCGCGCATTAGCCGTGAGGCGACAAAGCAGTGCGGACGCAGCCGCCTTACGCCCGTCACGGCGCCGCGTCCGCTTGCCGAAGTGACGGCAATGGAAGGGGTCAAATTCTTTTTCACCGAGCACGGCGGACAAAGCTGGAGTCGCATTGTCAAAGGCATAGACACGCCACCGTCGGTAGTGACAGCTTTTGTCGGACCAGAAGGCGGCTGGAGCCATGACGAGCGGACACGGGCTGTCGCCGACGGTGCGCATTTGGTTACACTGGGAAGGCGCATCCTGCGGGCTGAAACGGCGGGCATCCTTGCTGTCGGCTTACTTCAGTCCGCATTTGGTGATTTTGTTGACGACTAA
- a CDS encoding MoaD/ThiS family protein gives MKTVDDALLKVLVFGQCRALVGADAAPVQVAVPTTAGAVLDAVCEQYPQLAPLRGSLLVAVNEAYARAETPVENGDEVAVFPPIAGG, from the coding sequence ATGAAAACTGTTGATGACGCTTTGCTCAAGGTTTTGGTGTTCGGTCAGTGTCGTGCGCTGGTTGGGGCGGACGCCGCGCCGGTCCAGGTCGCTGTCCCGACGACGGCGGGGGCCGTCCTTGACGCCGTATGCGAACAGTACCCACAACTTGCCCCGTTGCGTGGCAGCCTGCTGGTCGCCGTCAATGAAGCTTACGCCCGCGCTGAAACCCCAGTTGAAAATGGCGACGAAGTCGCTGTCTTTCCACCAATCGCCGGGGGCTAA
- a CDS encoding molybdenum cofactor biosynthesis protein MoaE: MTASEPSGDIIALTYEPIDTAGIVRRLIRPSVGAVVTFEGVVRDNLHGRRTLYLDYEAYEPMALKMLWRIAAEARDKYPDLDRLALVHRLGRLQLSDTSVLVAATSPHRATAFDACRFGIDRIKTLVPIWKHEFFEDGDVWVEGVRPMLDL; the protein is encoded by the coding sequence ATGACAGCGAGCGAACCCTCCGGCGACATCATTGCGCTGACGTATGAACCAATAGATACGGCGGGGATTGTCCGGCGGCTGATTCGTCCTTCGGTTGGAGCTGTTGTGACCTTTGAAGGCGTTGTCCGCGACAACCTACACGGCCGCCGGACGCTCTACCTCGACTATGAGGCCTATGAGCCAATGGCCCTCAAGATGCTTTGGCGAATTGCCGCCGAAGCGCGAGACAAGTACCCCGACCTTGACCGGCTGGCGCTCGTTCATCGGCTTGGACGGTTACAACTTTCTGATACCAGCGTCCTTGTTGCAGCGACTTCACCCCACCGCGCAACGGCGTTCGACGCCTGTCGCTTTGGAATTGACCGCATTAAGACGCTGGTTCCGATCTGGAAGCACGAATTCTTTGAGGACGGCGACGTATGGGTGGAGGGTGTCCGCCCGATGCTCGATCTGTAA